Part of the Lentimicrobium sp. L6 genome, GTTGGTGCATGGATATGCCAAAATACTTATGGAACTTCTTGGGGTGAGGATGGTTTTGTTTACACAAGCTATAATGACAGTCAGTTTTTGATTTATAATGCTTATTTCCCCAGTTTTGAGATCTATAGTGAGGATAGTCGAGTATTATTGTATGATGAGTTAGGGAATTATTCTAGCTATGGTTATGGAAGTGAAGACGGGTATGCTTTAGTGAAATATGAAGTTACAGAGAATCTGTTCATCGATAAGCTTGGTACTTATGCTATGGCTTATGGAACAGGTATTGAAATGGAGATATATTCAGATTTTGATGCTGTTTCTGGTGTTTTAAGTAATCAGATTGGGCAAGTCTCAGCTAAAACAACTGAACATCCTGGTCTATATACTTATGCTTTAGATGAGCCTATTTCTGTACTTATGGGGAGCGAATTATATATCAAAGTAAAATACAATACCCCTTCTTATGATTGGCCAATACCAGTGGAGATGTATTTAGAAACCTATTCTGACCCATATATAGAATCCGGAGTAGCTTGGATTAGTGGTTCAGGCAATGATGGAGATTGGTTATCAGTTGGTGAGGATACTGACTATAAAATAGACTTATGCATAAATGTGTATGGAACTTATAATCCAAACGCAGTTCCTTTATCTAATCATATCATTATGGTAATGATGATGGGATTGTTGGCGGTTTTTAGCGTTAGAATTCTTTTAAAGAAGTAGAAGATATTTATTTATTAAGAGGGAGCTTGACCATAAAACAAGCTCCTCCTTTTTTGCTGACCTCTACAGATATAGAACCACCATAGCTTTCGGCAGTACTCTTACAAAATCGAAGACCAATCCCAGTACCGGTTGGGGCCTTTGAATCGTCTTTACATTCTTTGGGTTTGGTGGTAAAGAAAGGGTCGAAAATACGAGCTAATAATTCAGGTGGAATTCCAGGGCCATTATCACTGACTTTAAAATAGGCCATTTGGTCTATGATTCCAGTTTCAATATCAATCTCTTTATTTTCATATTGATATAAAGCATCCATAGCATTTTTAACTAGGTTTTGAAATAGCTGAGATATTTCTGCAGTGATTACTTTAATAGGAAGAGGTTCTATAGATAAGTTGATTTCTTTTTTTACTTGATTTTTGAACTCTAAATCAACATTTAAGAAATCAATTTCCTGTTCAATAATTCTATTGAGATCAGTTATTTCAATCTCCTCATTATGGTCGGTTCGGCTCTTTTTTAGCATGGATTTTAAATCCTTTAATAGCGCCTCTAATTTTTCCTTGTTCAGCTTGTTCAGCTCCCATATTTCTTGGAGTTCATCATTTATACTGTCTTGTAAGTCACTTTGAGAAATTTCTTGTTCTATGCCGTCCTTCATCATATCTATAACATCCATACCATTAGCTACACTGGTAATAGGACCTCTAACATTATGAATAACACCTTGCATAAATTGAGCCAGAATACTTTCTCGCTCTTTAATGATAAGCTCTTGAGTTCTTTGCTCCACCATGTCTTCCAGTTCGTGGTTGTATTGCTCAATTTTATCACGGTCAAGTTTGGCTTGAAGGTGGTTGGTTACCCTGCCAATAACCTCAATGTCTTCGAATGGTTTGGTGATATAGTCTACGGCACCTAATTCAAAACCTCTGATTTTATCTTTAATATCGTGCTTGGCACTTAAGAAAATGATAGGTATATGTTTTAAATCAGGGTTGGCTTTTAATTTTTCACAAATACTAAAGCCATCCTCATCAGGGAGCATGATATCTAATAGGATGATATCTGGAGTTTTCTTGGCAAGTAGCTCAAAAGTCTCTTTACCATTCGTTGTTAATGCAAATGAATAGCCCTGATTTTTGAGAATGTTTCCTAAAACTTGTATGTTTTGTGGGACATCGTCTACTAGTAAGACAAGAGAGTTTTTGGTTGCCATGATATTAATCTAATATTTGCTAGGGTTCTTTATTAAGGTTCTTCAAATTAAAGAACATATAAATTTAAGAAATATTATATAAACTCCAAGAAAATGATTTAAAATAATTAAACTATTTGTGCATATAAGTCAAAAGAATCAACTTGTGTGATTTTTGCTTGATAGAATTTCCCTACTTGTAAATCACAACTATCATATTCTATTAAAACTTCATTATCTACTTCTGGAGAGTCAAATTCTGTTCTACCCACGTAGTGCTCGTCCTCTATCCGATCTATAATTACCTTGTAAGTCTTTCCTAGCTTATTTTGATTGATTTCTAGGCTGATACCTTGCTGAAGTTGCATGAGTTCTTCTTTTCTCTCTAGTTTCACCGCCTCCGGTACGTCATCCTTGAGATCGTAGGCCGTAGTGTTTTCCTCGGGAGAATAGGTAAATACACCCATTCTATCGAACCTTGAATCTTTTACGAATTCTTTTAATTCTTGGAACTCCTCTTCTGTTTCACCTGGGAAACCAACGATAAGGGTCGTTCTAATGGCTACACCAGGAACGGTTTCTCTCATCTTATTTACTAATCCTCTAGTGGTTTCTGAATTATGATTTCTCTTCATGTCTCTAAGTACTCTATCGTTAATGTGTTGAAGAGGAATATCCACATAGTTTGCTATTTTCTTTTCAGAATTCATGAGTTCTAAAACATCAAGAGGGAAGTTGTTAGGGTAGGTATAGTGGAGTCTTATCCATTCTATGCCTTTAATCTTAACCAATTCGCGAAGCAACTCTGCTAAGGCTAGTCTTTTATAGATATCTATTCCATAAGAAACTAGGTCTTGAGCAATTAAAATCAACTCCTTAACCCCTTTTGCAGCTATAGAACGGGCTTCTTTTACCAAGATATCCATATCAATACTTTTGTGTTTTCCTCTAATTTTAGGAATGGCACAAAAGGCACAGGTTCTATTACAGCCTTCAGATATTTTTAAATAGGCATAATGAGAAGGGGTAGTTAATTCTCTTTCACCTACCAACTCATCTCTATATTCTACACCAATGCCCTCCGTGATTTTCTTGATGTCGGCATCGGTAGCTCCATAATATCCATCCACTTCTGTAATTTCTGAAGGGAGCTCGTTTTTATATCTTTCCGAAAGGCAGCCCATCACATATACCTTGTCCAGATGACCAGCTCTCTTGGCGTCAACAGCATTTAGTATCATATCAATGCTTTCTTCCTTGGCATCTGCAATAAATCCACAGGTATTGATGATAACAGCATCGTAATCTTCATTATCCTGCTCATGCATCACTTGAATTTTATTGGCTTTAAGCTGGGCCATTAGATGTTCTGAATCCACTAGGTTTTTGGAACATCCCATGGTTATTACATTTATCTTCTTAGGTATTTGTTTGGTCTTCATCTTCGATTATTTACAATGTTTTAATAAATCGGCTAGGTTAGGGCGACCTAAATCCTGAGCTTTTTGGTAATCTTCACAGCTTTTATCTCTCTCGTTTAAATAAAACCAAGCTCTTCCTCTGTTAAAATAGGCGTCATCATATTTGGGGTTATTTTCAATAGCTTTTGTGAAATATTCAATAGCAGTATTATAATCCCGAAAATTCATATAACAATTTCCACAAGAATACAATAAAAGCGCATCGTTTGGAACATATTCCAATCCTTTTTGAAACTCAATTAAGGCAGCTTCTGAATCACTATTAATTAAGTGTTTTCTTCCTATTTCATAATGTTTTTCTGCTTTCTCTTGAGGAGGAGTACAGGAGTTCAATAGAATTAAAAAAATAATATTAAAATATAGAAATGTTCTTATCTTCATTATTTTACTTCTCTTACTAAGTACATATATACTGGAAAGTGATCACTATATCCACCTTGGAACTTATTTCCTACAAAGGAACGTTTAGGATAACCTTTATATTTTCCTTCTTGATTGATCATATAGGGTTTCTTAAAGATTTCAGACTTGAAATAGGTCCATGTACTACGATCTTCAGCAACTAAGGCTGGTGTCATAATGATTTGATCAAATAAATTCCAAGAATCTCTATAAGCCAATGAACCAATACCCTTTTTATATTTGGTCATAAATGGATTATAAAAATATCCTTCAGCTAATTTTGATTTGTCATCTGTTGCTTTTAGGTGTTTTGCTACGCTAATATCAACAGGATCATCATTTAAATCGCCCATAATCATCACTTTTGCATTTGGATTGAGAGCCAATAAAGAATCCGCCAACGAGCGACTTAAATCTGCTGCGGCTACACGTTTTGGTCTAGAACGTTTTTCTCCACCACCTCTACTTGGCCAGTGATTGACTTGAAAGTGAACTTCTTCGCCTTTTAATAAACCAGTAACCACCAATTGATCTCTAGATTTAAAATTAGTATCAGCCATCATAAATGGAGCAGAATAGCTATTTGTGAGTTCAAAATAATCAGGATTATAAACCAAGGCCACGTCAATTCCTCTTCTATCAGGTGAGTTATAATGCACAACTTGATAGTTTCTATCTTTTAAAGCATCTGTTTTTACTAAATCTTCTACAACAAATCTGTTTTCTATTTCAGAAATACCAAAAATAGCTAATCCATCAGGAGTTTTGTCTGTAGCTATCTCTGATAGTACTCTAGCCATCTGATCTAGTTTGTAATAATATCTCTCTGCATTCCATTTTTTAGCACCATTGGGTAGGAAGTCACCTTCTGCAACGCCTTCTGAATCAATGGTGTCGAAGAGGTTTTCTAGATTGTAATAACCTATGGCGACAATTTCGTATTGCTGTGCTTTAGATTCGAAAGAAGTTAATGAAATACTAAAGACCATGAAAATAGTCAGGAGCTTAGAAATAATATGTTTCATATTTTTTATGTTTACTAAATTTTGGGCAAATTTAATTGATTCTTTCAACGAAAATAACTTTCAAGTGTTATTAATTTAATTATTTTTGTTGCCCCCAATTTATAGGGTAATCAAAAATCAAAAAAATATGCGTGAAATAAAATGGATTTTACTATTCCTGTTCATTTCAGCCTTATCTTTTGCACAAGTAGATACTAAAGTGGATACTTTAAAAATGGAAATGAAAGAGGATAATTCCTCTGCTTCTGTTGTGGTGATAAGTCAAGCTGAGTTGGATGGAGATGAAGAGTCGACAGATATTTCGGGGATTTTACAGTCTTCCAAAGATATTTTTGTATCGACTGCGGGCTACACATTAGGTGCAGCAAGATTCAGAATCAGAGGGTATGATTCTGATAATGCTAGTGTTAATATGAATGGAGTAAGTTTGAACGACATGGAGTCAGGAAGAGTATATTGGTCTTCGTGGGGCGGTTTAAACGATGCTTTAAGGAACAGTGAAGTCCTTAATGGGATTACTTCTGCTCAGTTTTCCTATGGTGGCGTTGGTGGAGCTACCAATATGGAAGCACGTGCTTCAAGTTACTCTCCCACTACTAAATTAACTTATTCATTCTTGAATAAATCGTATAATCAACGATTGATGTTTACTTATGCTACAGGAATGCAGGAAAATGGTTGGGCTTTCACTTTCAGTGGCTCTCGACGTTGGGCTCAGGAAGGATATGTTCAAGGTAATTCTTATGATGCTTATGCTTATTTCCTATCTGTAGAGAAAAAAATTAATAATAAGCATTCCATTGGATTTATTGGCTATGGTGCTCCTAGTAAAAGAGGAAAAGGCTCTGCATCTGTACAAGAAGCTTACGATTTAAGTGGTAATAATTATTATAATCCAAATTGGGGTTATCAGAACGGCGAGAAAAGAAATGCTCGTATGTCTAATTTTCATAAACCCATGCTGATTTTAAGTCATTACTGGACCATTGATGAAGATACAAAGCTTACCACATCAGCTTCATATATGTTTGGTAGAGGTGGTG contains:
- a CDS encoding hybrid sensor histidine kinase/response regulator, whose product is MATKNSLVLLVDDVPQNIQVLGNILKNQGYSFALTTNGKETFELLAKKTPDIILLDIMLPDEDGFSICEKLKANPDLKHIPIIFLSAKHDIKDKIRGFELGAVDYITKPFEDIEVIGRVTNHLQAKLDRDKIEQYNHELEDMVEQRTQELIIKERESILAQFMQGVIHNVRGPITSVANGMDVIDMMKDGIEQEISQSDLQDSINDELQEIWELNKLNKEKLEALLKDLKSMLKKSRTDHNEEIEITDLNRIIEQEIDFLNVDLEFKNQVKKEINLSIEPLPIKVITAEISQLFQNLVKNAMDALYQYENKEIDIETGIIDQMAYFKVSDNGPGIPPELLARIFDPFFTTKPKECKDDSKAPTGTGIGLRFCKSTAESYGGSISVEVSKKGGACFMVKLPLNK
- the rimO gene encoding 30S ribosomal protein S12 methylthiotransferase RimO, whose product is MKTKQIPKKINVITMGCSKNLVDSEHLMAQLKANKIQVMHEQDNEDYDAVIINTCGFIADAKEESIDMILNAVDAKRAGHLDKVYVMGCLSERYKNELPSEITEVDGYYGATDADIKKITEGIGVEYRDELVGERELTTPSHYAYLKISEGCNRTCAFCAIPKIRGKHKSIDMDILVKEARSIAAKGVKELILIAQDLVSYGIDIYKRLALAELLRELVKIKGIEWIRLHYTYPNNFPLDVLELMNSEKKIANYVDIPLQHINDRVLRDMKRNHNSETTRGLVNKMRETVPGVAIRTTLIVGFPGETEEEFQELKEFVKDSRFDRMGVFTYSPEENTTAYDLKDDVPEAVKLERKEELMQLQQGISLEINQNKLGKTYKVIIDRIEDEHYVGRTEFDSPEVDNEVLIEYDSCDLQVGKFYQAKITQVDSFDLYAQIV
- a CDS encoding tetratricopeptide repeat protein; the protein is MKIRTFLYFNIIFLILLNSCTPPQEKAEKHYEIGRKHLINSDSEAALIEFQKGLEYVPNDALLLYSCGNCYMNFRDYNTAIEYFTKAIENNPKYDDAYFNRGRAWFYLNERDKSCEDYQKAQDLGRPNLADLLKHCK
- a CDS encoding endonuclease/exonuclease/phosphatase family protein, which codes for MKHIISKLLTIFMVFSISLTSFESKAQQYEIVAIGYYNLENLFDTIDSEGVAEGDFLPNGAKKWNAERYYYKLDQMARVLSEIATDKTPDGLAIFGISEIENRFVVEDLVKTDALKDRNYQVVHYNSPDRRGIDVALVYNPDYFELTNSYSAPFMMADTNFKSRDQLVVTGLLKGEEVHFQVNHWPSRGGGEKRSRPKRVAAADLSRSLADSLLALNPNAKVMIMGDLNDDPVDISVAKHLKATDDKSKLAEGYFYNPFMTKYKKGIGSLAYRDSWNLFDQIIMTPALVAEDRSTWTYFKSEIFKKPYMINQEGKYKGYPKRSFVGNKFQGGYSDHFPVYMYLVREVK